The DNA window TCGACCCCATAAAGGCGCAGCGCTTTTGGGGTCGATCCGCCTGACTGGTCCAACGCCGCGATAAACCCTTGCCCTGCGCGCACCTGCTCCGTTTGTTCAGCCTTCGACATGCCATCCCTCTTGCCGGTAAATCATATTTGCCTGTGTCATACGTGAGCGCCGCGTGCCGCGCAATGCTCGGTGGCGCTAACGCGGCGGGTCCGCGCGCAGGTAATGCATCGGCAGCCCCCATGTCGTGCAGCCCTGGCATGTCAGCCGCCCAGCGCCGTCCGGGATAAGTACGATCGGGTCGGCACTGTCATGATGGCAGTAGCGGACGGCCCAGCCATTCGTGTAATTCAGTTCGATTGCTCTGTCGTCGCGCAAGCAGACCTCCAGCGACAGAAGGCCGATGGCAACCGGGCTATACGCCAACCGCTCGTTGAAAAAGGCGCGATGTTGCCGGATTAGCAGTGTCGGGGTGGCGGACCCGCGCTTAATCGTCTGGGTTATACGATCCGCCAGCGGATCGTCCGCGGTCCTTCTGCGGTCCATCACGTAGAACCCGTCATGCGGGTTGGCGGGATAGATCAGCGCCTCGACCCACGGATAGAGCAGGCCGCGGGCATACCTGTCCCACGCGCGCCACGCCAGCGCGGACATAATGAGGGCAGGCCGCAGATAAGCAGAACGCGTCGCAAGCTCAGTCCGCTTTGGAGTACCGGTCGGCCAGATCACGCTCGATCCAGTTCGCCAGCGCGCGGGTCTGGATTTCGGACCGCAAGTCCGCCCATGCCGCGCGCAGCTCTGCGCCGCGATTCTCGAAACGGTTCTCGATATCTTCGCGCAGGGGCCGGGCGCCGATATCGCCCGCCGCTTCGGCAATCAGGGCGAAGTAATAGGCTTGCCGGTACGAGCGGGGCGCGCCAAGCCCGGTGAAATAGGCCAGCGCCCGCGCCCGCACCGCACGGATATCGTCGCCCGGGAGCAGGTCGGCGCCAGCGCCCTGCGCCTGAAGATGCGCGTCCTGCGCCGCGATGACCTGCAACGTGGTGAGCCGCTCTTCCAACCGGTCCAGCATGGCAATCGCACCGGGCTGTCGCCCCGCGGACGCGATGAGCGTATTCCGGTAGGCGGTCGCCGGGTCGGTTCCGGCCTGCGCCTGCGCTGTCAGCAGAGCGGCCTCGGCGGCCTCGGCACCGCCGCCCTCGACCAGCGGCGACAGGATGTCGGGCACCAGCGCCTCGGCACGGGGCACCCCGCTACCGTTCAAAAGCGCGCGCGCCAGGGTCAGCCGCTCGGTCGCACTTACGTCGCCGCTATCCAGCCGCGCCAAAATGCCGGCATCCAGCAGTTCGGATTGCGCCAGCGGCGCAATGCGCGCGTCAGGCGCCAGCGCCTGCAACAGTTCCTCGGGGCGTTCGTAGATCTCGGGCTCCAGCACTATGCCGCCTTCGGGCAGCTGAGCCTCGATCGTGATCTCCCCGGGCTCGCGCACAAAGCCGGCCACATGCTCCATCAGGTCGTCGATGAACCGCCGCTCCGTCGCGGTCAGGGCGCGGGTGCCGTTGTTGCTGAGCATGTTGGTCAGTTCCTCGGTTCCAAGCCCCTGGATCACCTCGGGCTGGCGCAGGTTCTCGGGGATAAGCGACGATAGCCGATCCCACCCGCCTTGATCCTGCAGGCCAACAACGGCACGACGTACGCGGATTGCCGGATCGCCCGGCAGGCCGAACTGGTCCAGCCGCGGCAGGACCGCCCCGGCCGCCTCCAGGTCGAGGATCGCCAGATCGTTCACCGCCGCCGAGCCGTTGACCCGGATCTCGCCGGTGCTGTGCACGTACTCGGCCTCATAGGTCAGCCGATCCACCTCGATCGCGTTGTACCCGGCCGAACGCAGGCCAAGCCCCACATCGCGGGGCACGCAGGCAATCGCGGCATTGGCCCCGACCATCGTGCTTGAAATCGTGGCCACGCCGAACGCCGCCGCCGGCTGGCCCAGATCGACGCTGACCCTCTGGACTGTGATCTCGCACTGGCGGGCGCGGTCGTGGGGCAGTTGCGGGCGCAGGGTCACCCCGGTCAAGGCCACGGTCCCGCGCAGGATATCGGTCTGCAGATGCTCGTACTCGACCTCCATCTGCGTTCGCAGCGCCGATATGGCGATGCTGGCCAGGCTTTCGGCGATACCGTCGACGGTGACAAGGTCAAGCAGGCTTGGCTTCGGGTCGCCTTCCGCGCCGCCCGGCGTGGCAAGGCCAAGGCAAAAGACAGCCGCGATGGCAGGTGTGAAACGACGCATGATGGGCTCCCCCGGTGAAAACGTGCTGGGGCAGGCTAGGCCCGCACCGAACGATACCACAGTCCGGGATTCCATACCTTTGAAAAGCAAGCCTGGCGCCCAATGGCGGCCAGGACGGTCTCAGCCGCCCAGGGCGGCCACACCCGGCAGCGTTTTACCTTCCATCCACTCCAAAAACGCGCCACCGGCGGTGGAGATATAGGTGAAATCCTCGGTCGCGCCCGCCTGGTTGAGGGCCGCCACGGTGTCACCGCCCCCTGCGACCGAGGTCAAATTTCCGTCACGGCTGCGCTGCGCGGCATGAGCGGCGGCGGCGTTGGTGGCCGCATCGAATGGCTCGATCTCGAAGGCACCCAGCGGGCCGTTCCAGATAAGCGTCCGCGCCGTGTCAAGAGCGGCAGTGATGCGCGCGACAGCCTGCGGCCCGGCATCCAGGATCATCGCATCGTCGGGGCAGGCATGGGCCGGAACCGTCTGGTGCGCGGCGCCTGCGCGAAACTCCTCTGCCACCACGACATCGGCGGGCAGCAGGATCTCACAGCCCGCGCCGCCGGCCTTGACCATGATGTCACGCGCTGTGTCGGCCATCTCGTGCTCGCACAGAGATTTGCCAACGCTCAGACCCTGCGCGGCCAGGAACGTGTTGGCCATCCCGCCGCCGATCACCAGCTTGTCCACCTTCTCGACGAGGTTGCCCAGCAGGTCCAGCTTGGTCGAGACCTTGGCCCCGCCCACCACAGCCACGACGGGCCGTTCGGGATTGCCGAGTGCCGCTTCCAGTGCCGACAGTTCGGCCTGCATCAGCCGCCCCGCGCAGGCGGGCAGGTGGCGGGCCAGCGCCTCGGTCGAGGCATGGGCGCGGTGCGCGGCCGAAAAGGCATCGTTGCAATAGACATCGCCAAGACCTGAAAGGCGCGCGGCAAAGTCGGCATCGTTCGCCTCTTCGCCCGGATGAAAGCGGATGTTCTCCAGCAGCAACACCTCGGCCGCCTTGGCTTCTGCCGTGGGCTCTTCGGCGCCTTCCAGCGTTTCGATAAACTGCACGGTATGCCCCGTCGCCTGTTGCAGGGCGGGCACCACCTGGCGCAGTGACATCGCGTCGACCACCTTGCCCTTGGGACGCCCGAAATGCGCCAGCAAGAGTGGCTTGCCGCCCGCTGCGAGGATGGCGTCAATGGTCGGCTTGATGCGTTCCAGCCGCGTGGCGTCGGTGACGCGCCCGTTCTCGACGGGAACGTTGATATCCACCCGTGTCAGCACGGTCTTGCCGTCGAGGTCCATGTCATCGAGCGTCTTCCAGGCCATCGCTTGGTTTCCTTTCGGGTGGCAGTCGCCGGCCTTTTGGCGCGACCTTGCAGGGGCGTCAAGCTCTGGCTTGGCAATCCCGGGCTGAGCGCCTAGGTATTGCCCAACCCAAGTCAACAAGGAGGCCCGCATGGCCGAGATCAAAGACCCCGAGAACACGATCCTGATGGAGCTGAAGGACGGCACCGTGACGATCGAACTTCTGCCCGACGTGGCTCCGGGCCATTGCGAGCGCATGAAGGAACTGGCGCGTTCCGGCCAGTATGACAACGTGGCCTTTCACCGGGTGATCGACGGCTTCATGGCTCAGACCGGCGATGTGGCCAACGGCAACATGGAAAAGGATTTCAATATCCGCAGCGCCGGCACCGGCGGCAGCGACCTGCCCAACCTCAAGGCAGAATTCTCGGGCGTCCCGCATGATCGCGGCACGCTGGGCGCGGCGCGCAGTCAGAACCCCGACAGCGCCAACAGCCAGTTCTTCATCAACTTCTCGGACAACCATTTCCTCAACCGGCAATACACTGTCTATGGCCGCGTCATCGAGGGGATGGAGCATGTCGACGCCATCACCCGCGGCGAGCCGCCCGCAAGCCCCGACCGGATGATCAGCGTGAAGGTGGCCGCCGATGCTTAAGCTCTCTGCACTTTTCACCCTGCTGGCCGCACCGGCCTTTGCCACTGGCCTTGAAATCGAGGTCGCGGGCGAGGCCAACGGCACGATCAAGGTCGACCTGCTGGAGGACGTGGCCCCCGGCCATGTCGAACAGATCACCGAACTGGCCCGCGAAGGCGCCTACGACAACGTCGTCTTCCACCGCGTGATCGACGGCTTCATGGCGCAGACCGGCGACGTCGAATTCGGCAAGATGGGCGGCGATATGTCCATGGCCGGGCGCGGCGGCAGCGACCGCCCCGATCTGGCCGCCGAATTCTCGGACATCACCTTTGACCGCGGTGTTGTCGGCATGGCCCGCAGCCAGAGCCCCGACAGTGCCAACAGCCAGTTCTTCATCATGTTCGCGCCGGGCCCGTTTCTTGACGGGGAATACACCGTCGTGGGCCGCGTGACCGAGGGGCTGGACGTGCTGGACGACATCAAGCGGGGCGAGGGCCCGAACGGCGCCGTCATCGGCCAGCCGGACCGCATGGTGTCCGTCACGGTGACGGAGTAAGGCGCGTGACGGCCACGGGGTACGAGCCGCTGAATGTGCTCAAACCCGTGGCCGACCGCATCTGGATCATCGACGGTGCGCCGG is part of the Roseovarius sp. THAF9 genome and encodes:
- a CDS encoding peptidylprolyl isomerase, whose amino-acid sequence is MLKLSALFTLLAAPAFATGLEIEVAGEANGTIKVDLLEDVAPGHVEQITELAREGAYDNVVFHRVIDGFMAQTGDVEFGKMGGDMSMAGRGGSDRPDLAAEFSDITFDRGVVGMARSQSPDSANSQFFIMFAPGPFLDGEYTVVGRVTEGLDVLDDIKRGEGPNGAVIGQPDRMVSVTVTE
- a CDS encoding peptidylprolyl isomerase, translating into MAEIKDPENTILMELKDGTVTIELLPDVAPGHCERMKELARSGQYDNVAFHRVIDGFMAQTGDVANGNMEKDFNIRSAGTGGSDLPNLKAEFSGVPHDRGTLGAARSQNPDSANSQFFINFSDNHFLNRQYTVYGRVIEGMEHVDAITRGEPPASPDRMISVKVAADA
- the pgk gene encoding phosphoglycerate kinase, whose product is MAWKTLDDMDLDGKTVLTRVDINVPVENGRVTDATRLERIKPTIDAILAAGGKPLLLAHFGRPKGKVVDAMSLRQVVPALQQATGHTVQFIETLEGAEEPTAEAKAAEVLLLENIRFHPGEEANDADFAARLSGLGDVYCNDAFSAAHRAHASTEALARHLPACAGRLMQAELSALEAALGNPERPVVAVVGGAKVSTKLDLLGNLVEKVDKLVIGGGMANTFLAAQGLSVGKSLCEHEMADTARDIMVKAGGAGCEILLPADVVVAEEFRAGAAHQTVPAHACPDDAMILDAGPQAVARITAALDTARTLIWNGPLGAFEIEPFDAATNAAAAHAAQRSRDGNLTSVAGGGDTVAALNQAGATEDFTYISTAGGAFLEWMEGKTLPGVAALGG